One genomic region from Prochlorococcus marinus str. SB encodes:
- a CDS encoding DNA gyrase, whose amino-acid sequence MVRYYCPYCNPKYQFQKQSSKGNLICGLCGEDLVKKPFIRLNQIIALVAASSLLLPLIYTFIFLIKNQLNPPNKNYQANSRLMIVIKEKFFK is encoded by the coding sequence ATGGTTCGATATTATTGCCCATATTGCAATCCTAAATATCAATTTCAAAAACAATCCTCAAAAGGTAATTTGATTTGTGGCTTGTGCGGAGAGGATCTTGTAAAAAAACCATTTATTAGATTAAACCAGATAATCGCTTTAGTTGCTGCTTCATCATTACTTTTACCGTTGATATATACTTTTATTTTTTTAATTAAAAATCAATTAAATCCTCCTAATAAAAATTATCAAGCAAATAGTCGTTTGATGATAGTTATCAAAGAAAAGTTTTTTAAATAA
- the cynS gene encoding cyanase, translating into MTLPSFTQILLKAKKEKKLSFEDLGKLINRDEVWVASLFYGQATASEGEANILINTLDLQSELEDQLTTPPVKGCLDPVIPTDPLIYRFYEIMQVYGLPMKDVIQEKFGDGIMSAIDFSIEVDKVEDPKGDRVLVKMCGKFLPYKKW; encoded by the coding sequence ATGACTTTACCCTCATTTACACAAATACTATTAAAAGCAAAAAAAGAAAAAAAATTATCCTTTGAAGATTTAGGTAAATTGATTAATAGAGATGAAGTATGGGTTGCAAGCTTATTTTATGGGCAAGCTACAGCTTCTGAAGGAGAAGCTAATATTTTAATTAATACTCTTGATTTGCAATCAGAACTAGAAGATCAATTAACAACACCGCCAGTAAAAGGCTGCCTAGATCCTGTTATTCCTACAGATCCTCTTATTTACAGATTCTATGAAATAATGCAAGTATACGGGCTGCCAATGAAGGATGTAATACAAGAGAAATTTGGTGATGGAATTATGAGTGCAATTGACTTTTCAATCGAAGTCGATAAGGTTGAAGACCCAAAAGGGGATAGGGTTTTAGTAAAAATGTGTGGTAAATTCTTGCCCTATAAAAAGTGGTAG
- a CDS encoding Fur family transcriptional regulator: MIRNTGHKKISKTMVTKSDITKRQEQLLEELNNCDDELSGQELHRQLMIKGKSMGLTTVYRNLQVLIKHGLIRSRHLPNGEVLYTPVDRDIHHLTCVQCGETSKMEGCPVKDIHTPKKNSQKFQLLFHTLEYFGLCQNCYQAQN; this comes from the coding sequence ATGATCAGAAATACGGGCCATAAAAAGATCTCGAAAACAATGGTAACTAAGTCTGACATTACCAAAAGACAAGAACAACTTCTTGAAGAACTGAATAATTGTGATGATGAATTGAGCGGACAAGAGTTGCATAGGCAGCTGATGATTAAAGGTAAATCTATGGGTTTGACAACTGTTTATAGAAATCTGCAAGTCTTGATAAAACATGGCTTAATTCGTTCTAGACATCTACCAAATGGAGAAGTTCTCTATACTCCCGTTGATAGAGATATTCATCATTTGACCTGCGTTCAATGCGGAGAGACTTCGAAAATGGAAGGTTGTCCTGTTAAAGATATTCATACGCCAAAAAAAAATTCCCAAAAGTTTCAACTTTTGTTTCATACACTCGAATATTTCGGACTTTGCCAAAACTGTTACCAAGCTCAAAATTAA
- a CDS encoding WD40 repeat domain-containing protein: MPDIEPFSPRGMFHEGWTAEVNDYAIACGWALKGKQFIVGDVAGGIFAFEGDTGKIIWEKENTHSGGLLAMAIHPEGEIFATSGQDGNVQICNCHEGKVIKTLYLGKGWVEHLKWSNDGLFLAIASSKKVYVFNEIGEEKWISEDHPSTVSAITWSNKNELATACYGRVTFFDIVNNKTNQKLEWQGSLVSMELSPDGDIVACGSQDNSVHFWRRSTGMDAEMTGYPGKPSHLSFDDSGKLLATSGSERITVWSFLGNGPEGTMPGELCHHTEPISSLAFSNKGMLVASGSRDGSVVASFLKKDGNGDPVGAAFAGDLVGAISWRPDDCALAAVNAKGVVNVWKFKVRSNLFSKGFK; this comes from the coding sequence ATGCCTGATATAGAACCATTTAGCCCAAGAGGCATGTTCCATGAAGGATGGACAGCTGAAGTTAACGATTATGCCATAGCATGTGGTTGGGCTCTTAAAGGTAAACAATTTATTGTTGGTGACGTGGCAGGAGGTATTTTTGCATTCGAAGGAGATACTGGAAAAATTATTTGGGAAAAAGAAAATACACACTCTGGTGGTCTACTAGCAATGGCCATTCATCCAGAGGGTGAAATTTTTGCAACATCAGGTCAGGATGGAAATGTTCAAATTTGCAATTGCCATGAAGGTAAAGTTATTAAAACACTTTATCTCGGCAAAGGTTGGGTAGAACACCTCAAGTGGTCTAATGACGGTTTATTTCTAGCGATAGCTTCCTCAAAAAAAGTATATGTTTTTAATGAAATTGGTGAAGAGAAATGGATCTCAGAAGACCATCCAAGCACAGTAAGTGCAATAACATGGTCAAATAAAAATGAGCTGGCAACTGCTTGCTATGGAAGAGTGACATTCTTTGACATAGTTAATAATAAAACGAATCAAAAACTTGAATGGCAAGGATCATTGGTATCTATGGAATTAAGTCCTGATGGAGATATAGTTGCCTGCGGTAGTCAAGACAATTCAGTTCATTTTTGGAGAAGATCAACAGGAATGGATGCTGAAATGACGGGGTATCCTGGGAAACCAAGTCACCTTTCTTTTGATGACAGTGGAAAATTACTAGCAACTAGTGGCAGCGAAAGAATTACTGTATGGAGTTTTTTAGGGAATGGTCCAGAGGGGACTATGCCAGGAGAGCTATGTCACCATACAGAACCCATTTCGAGTCTTGCCTTCTCAAATAAAGGTATGCTTGTAGCCTCAGGATCTAGAGATGGTTCTGTTGTCGCAAGTTTTCTAAAAAAAGACGGCAATGGAGACCCTGTTGGGGCTGCATTCGCGGGAGATTTAGTAGGGGCAATATCCTGGAGACCTGACGATTGTGCACTTGCAGCAGTTAATGCAAAAGGTGTTGTAAATGTATGGAAATTTAAAGTTCGTTCAAACCTTTTTTCTAAAGGGTTTAAGTAA
- a CDS encoding metal ABC transporter permease yields MSFIYNNWWLVPLIITIFSGILCPAMGTVLITHKRLLQVNLISHCVLPGLALALALGVHPSIGGVISGLLGSVIAESLTNRKSENYEAVMNTILAGMLGFGVLIIPLLGIRIDLEAVLFGDLLTANFGDLLRTIIAFLVFMILITFGYEKVVYVGLDPEGASASGINVSLLNLALSFTTALVIVSSMSAVGVILVIALLSTPTLLGLNKAHSLRIAMMRSSFFGLCISLLGFILSLVFNLSPGPAISVICVASLLIPKLRN; encoded by the coding sequence ATGTCTTTTATTTATAACAACTGGTGGCTTGTTCCATTAATAATAACAATTTTTTCAGGGATCTTATGTCCAGCAATGGGGACTGTATTAATTACTCATAAAAGATTATTACAAGTTAATTTAATCTCTCATTGTGTGTTGCCTGGACTTGCTCTCGCATTAGCGCTTGGAGTTCACCCCTCAATTGGTGGTGTTATAAGTGGTCTTTTAGGCTCTGTAATTGCGGAAAGTTTAACTAATAGAAAAAGTGAAAATTATGAAGCAGTTATGAACACTATTCTCGCTGGAATGCTTGGGTTTGGAGTACTTATTATTCCTTTACTCGGAATAAGGATTGATTTGGAAGCAGTACTATTTGGCGATTTATTGACAGCAAATTTTGGGGATTTACTTAGGACAATAATTGCATTTTTAGTATTTATGATCTTGATAACTTTTGGATATGAAAAGGTTGTTTACGTTGGACTGGATCCAGAAGGTGCATCTGCGAGTGGTATAAATGTTTCTTTATTAAATCTTGCTCTTAGTTTTACAACAGCATTAGTAATTGTTAGTTCAATGTCAGCAGTAGGAGTAATTCTTGTAATTGCTCTTCTCTCTACCCCAACTTTGTTAGGCCTAAATAAGGCTCATAGTTTAAGAATTGCAATGATGAGGTCTTCATTTTTTGGTTTATGCATCTCACTTCTGGGCTTTATTCTCTCCCTAGTCTTTAATCTATCGCCTGGGCCTGCAATAAGTGTCATTTGCGTTGCATCTCTTTTGATTCCTAAACTTCGCAATTAA
- a CDS encoding ABC transporter substrate-binding protein: MIIPASNFTQKYNFECKTSDQISENNPSSNKTFLKNNFLNPSNDHGYFCACIECKPIGNDHENFMADMPDDPAEIISDFSRMGLIKNEAYEIADAISTAEMRDLLFYKNASNGDPYKEQLLRELAKEAGGLDQAFQAAFGPQAGKFFAKTKASSPMGRRQFLSSLAAGAALITVACSNQNKPAKQPIDDTPINVNNLEKQTLRVGFIPITCASPIIMAEPMGFYNKFGMDVKVVKMPSWGAVRDSAIAGELDAYHMLAPMPISMTLGLGTAPFSVKLASIENINGQAITVANRHKGKVNGPADMKGFVFGVPFPYSMHNLLLRYYLAKGGVDPDKDVQIRPVPPPDSIAQLVAGDIDAYLMPDPFNQRAVYEDAGFIHLLTKELWPGHPCCAFAAGEPWIKEHPETFRALNKSIIDAAAYVSTPSNRKEVAKAISGRGFLNQPTEVVEAVLTGKFDDGLGKKQNVPDRIDFKPYPWQSFSHWIQSQLIRWDLGGAVAAIQAGDFNPNSASIFLTDEAQALEREMGGNPPTARFRKEILAYDEFDPSNPMQYIKDQIKRDGF; the protein is encoded by the coding sequence ATGATTATTCCAGCTAGTAATTTCACTCAAAAATATAACTTCGAATGTAAGACTTCAGATCAAATTTCAGAGAATAATCCCTCAAGTAATAAAACATTTCTTAAAAATAACTTTTTAAATCCATCAAACGATCATGGTTACTTCTGTGCATGCATAGAATGTAAGCCAATAGGAAATGATCATGAAAATTTTATGGCTGACATGCCAGATGACCCTGCTGAAATAATTTCAGATTTTTCTAGGATGGGGCTCATCAAAAATGAAGCTTATGAAATTGCTGATGCTATTTCAACTGCAGAAATGAGAGATCTTTTATTTTATAAAAATGCTTCTAATGGTGACCCTTATAAAGAGCAATTGCTTAGAGAATTAGCTAAAGAAGCTGGTGGATTAGATCAAGCCTTTCAAGCAGCATTTGGACCTCAAGCAGGTAAGTTCTTCGCTAAAACAAAAGCCTCTTCGCCAATGGGTAGAAGACAATTTTTATCTAGCTTGGCTGCAGGTGCAGCACTAATTACAGTTGCTTGTTCCAACCAAAATAAACCTGCTAAACAACCAATTGATGATACCCCTATCAATGTAAATAATTTAGAGAAACAAACCTTAAGAGTTGGTTTCATACCTATAACTTGTGCTTCTCCCATCATTATGGCCGAACCAATGGGTTTCTATAACAAGTTTGGTATGGATGTAAAAGTTGTCAAAATGCCAAGTTGGGGAGCAGTAAGGGATTCAGCAATTGCTGGTGAATTAGATGCTTACCATATGCTAGCTCCAATGCCAATTTCCATGACACTTGGATTGGGAACTGCACCATTTAGTGTAAAACTAGCAAGCATTGAAAATATAAATGGACAAGCTATTACTGTTGCTAACCGTCATAAAGGAAAAGTTAATGGTCCTGCTGACATGAAAGGATTCGTTTTTGGGGTTCCATTCCCATATTCAATGCATAATCTTTTATTAAGATATTATCTAGCCAAAGGTGGAGTTGATCCAGATAAAGACGTTCAGATTCGTCCTGTTCCACCACCAGATAGTATTGCACAGTTAGTTGCTGGAGATATTGACGCATACTTAATGCCTGATCCGTTTAATCAAAGGGCGGTTTACGAAGATGCAGGTTTTATACATCTTCTTACTAAAGAATTATGGCCAGGGCATCCATGTTGTGCTTTTGCAGCAGGGGAACCATGGATAAAAGAACATCCTGAAACTTTCAGAGCTCTAAATAAATCTATTATTGATGCTGCCGCTTATGTCTCAACTCCTTCTAATAGAAAAGAAGTTGCAAAAGCTATTTCTGGAAGAGGATTTTTAAACCAACCTACAGAAGTAGTTGAAGCTGTTCTTACAGGCAAATTTGATGATGGATTAGGTAAAAAACAAAATGTCCCCGACAGAATTGACTTTAAGCCTTATCCTTGGCAAAGTTTCTCTCATTGGATCCAATCTCAATTAATTCGTTGGGATTTAGGAGGCGCAGTTGCTGCAATTCAAGCAGGCGATTTTAATCCTAATAGTGCTTCAATATTTTTGACTGACGAAGCTCAAGCTTTAGAAAGAGAAATGGGGGGCAATCCACCAACTGCGAGATTTAGAAAAGAAATCTTAGCTTATGATGAATTTGATCCAAGTAACCCAATGCAATACATTAAAGATCAAATTAAAAGGGACGGTTTTTAA
- the ntrB gene encoding nitrate ABC transporter permease: MNKAISTRLTFAVAILSLLIFIILWQVIAQQGLLVKNFPGSFKTIGSLIWWVSDPFFDNGPNDLGIGTNLLISLRRVLIGYSLAVLVAVPLGVFMGMSKLAQSSLNPYVQLLKPVSPLAWLPVGLFVFRNSEITGIFVIFITSIWPTLINTAFGVASINPDYLRVSKSLGASKSTTIRRVILPAIMPNILAGMRISMGTAWLVIVAAEMLLGTGIGYFIWNEWNNLSLENIFVAIIIIGFTGFILDQFFGFLQDKFDYSI, translated from the coding sequence ATGAACAAAGCTATTTCTACTCGGCTTACTTTTGCAGTAGCAATTTTGAGCCTCTTAATTTTTATCATTCTTTGGCAAGTAATTGCTCAACAAGGATTATTAGTCAAGAATTTCCCAGGTTCATTTAAAACAATAGGATCATTAATTTGGTGGGTATCAGATCCATTTTTTGATAATGGTCCAAATGATTTAGGAATTGGAACTAACTTACTTATAAGCTTAAGAAGAGTATTAATTGGATATAGCTTAGCTGTTTTAGTCGCTGTTCCTTTGGGGGTTTTTATGGGGATGTCGAAATTAGCTCAGTCCTCTTTAAATCCATATGTGCAACTTTTAAAACCCGTTTCCCCTTTAGCATGGCTTCCTGTAGGACTTTTTGTTTTTAGAAACTCAGAGATAACAGGCATTTTCGTTATTTTCATAACAAGTATTTGGCCAACATTAATTAATACTGCTTTTGGTGTAGCTAGTATTAATCCTGATTATTTGAGAGTTTCTAAATCTTTAGGAGCAAGTAAATCAACAACTATCAGGAGGGTTATTTTGCCAGCAATCATGCCAAACATTCTTGCAGGGATGAGAATATCAATGGGAACAGCTTGGCTTGTGATTGTTGCTGCAGAAATGCTATTGGGTACAGGAATTGGTTATTTTATTTGGAATGAATGGAATAATTTATCTCTTGAAAATATATTTGTTGCAATAATAATAATTGGATTTACAGGATTTATTTTGGATCAATTTTTTGGATTTCTTCAAGATAAATTCGACTACAGTATCTAA
- a CDS encoding metal ABC transporter solute-binding protein, Zn/Mn family encodes MSIFQKVLFNKKAPSKSIIKNSLIAGSLIFSGFGYEVLAKGKSYIAVEPLVCDLVKSIALPSDKVTCLVDRKQDVHDLKINPRQAQLLNSADKVFTLGKEMTPTMKNWEDKSNTVVVGVSAIEVENPSSEEGGAFEWAGLFELTAGNYKWSFAKVDGEYADPAMKMVILESDDIELSEELAEELLGSDQNIEKSNNGILSASDKAFVLNFDQKKDITEFNVEIKKDGKYAFFTEHMPFEFEADEHFFKDLAKNDIEPVAQEPDMGGHSEHGTEGFEWAGTFDLKEGSYKWSFAKVDGEYADPAMKMVILKSGDIEESEELAKELLDSDDSIYKADNDVLLASSKAISLNFDQGKESTVFNVEIKKSGKYTFFTEHMPFEFEADEHFFKDVSNNDVEPIAQVPDEGDGHHHHHHHGHGSLDPHVWHDPANIIKMSKVISKNLKKDISIFNRKDRKSINERIDSTESLLSGLNEWILDQVTTIPEQDRVLVSKHKAMDYYGAAFGFETVSLLDFLGDSSSLRPENISSTLNMLKEENVKAIFPEQIPASKLLKNLSRQSSVPLASNQIFVDGLMMKGNTISVAVHNTCTIVDSLGGSCDKESGSSLESEWYKLSD; translated from the coding sequence ATGTCTATTTTCCAAAAAGTTTTATTTAATAAAAAAGCTCCATCAAAGTCAATTATCAAAAACTCCTTAATCGCAGGATCCTTAATATTTTCTGGTTTTGGGTATGAAGTATTGGCTAAAGGCAAATCATATATTGCAGTAGAACCACTAGTTTGTGATTTAGTTAAATCAATTGCACTACCCTCTGACAAAGTTACATGCTTAGTAGATAGAAAACAGGATGTTCATGACTTAAAGATCAATCCAAGGCAAGCTCAATTATTAAATAGCGCAGACAAAGTTTTCACTTTAGGTAAAGAAATGACTCCCACTATGAAAAACTGGGAAGATAAGTCAAATACTGTTGTGGTTGGTGTTAGTGCCATCGAAGTTGAGAATCCTTCTAGCGAAGAAGGAGGAGCTTTTGAATGGGCTGGCCTATTCGAACTTACAGCAGGAAATTATAAATGGTCATTTGCGAAGGTTGATGGTGAATATGCAGACCCCGCCATGAAAATGGTCATTCTTGAATCAGATGACATTGAATTATCTGAAGAATTAGCAGAAGAGCTATTGGGATCTGATCAAAATATTGAAAAAAGCAATAATGGTATTCTTTCTGCAAGTGACAAAGCCTTCGTTTTAAATTTTGATCAAAAGAAAGATATCACGGAATTTAATGTAGAAATCAAAAAAGATGGTAAGTATGCTTTCTTTACAGAACATATGCCTTTTGAATTTGAAGCAGATGAACACTTCTTCAAAGATCTAGCTAAAAATGATATCGAACCAGTCGCTCAAGAACCTGATATGGGAGGCCATAGTGAACATGGCACAGAAGGCTTTGAATGGGCAGGAACTTTTGATCTTAAGGAAGGATCATACAAATGGTCATTTGCAAAAGTCGATGGGGAATATGCAGATCCTGCTATGAAAATGGTTATCCTCAAATCTGGCGATATTGAAGAATCTGAAGAACTTGCAAAGGAACTTTTAGATTCCGATGACTCTATCTACAAGGCTGATAATGATGTTTTATTAGCAAGTTCAAAAGCAATATCACTTAATTTTGATCAAGGTAAAGAAAGTACAGTATTTAATGTAGAAATTAAAAAAAGTGGTAAATATACATTCTTTACAGAACATATGCCTTTTGAATTTGAGGCAGATGAACACTTCTTTAAAGATGTATCCAACAATGATGTAGAGCCTATTGCGCAAGTTCCAGATGAGGGAGATGGGCATCACCACCATCATCATCATGGACATGGAAGTTTAGACCCTCATGTATGGCATGATCCAGCCAATATTATAAAAATGAGTAAAGTAATCTCAAAAAACTTAAAAAAGGATATCTCTATTTTTAACAGAAAAGATAGAAAATCCATAAATGAAAGAATTGATTCAACTGAATCTTTACTCAGTGGCCTAAATGAATGGATTCTTGACCAGGTAACAACAATACCTGAGCAAGACAGGGTGCTTGTCTCAAAACACAAAGCTATGGATTATTATGGTGCTGCATTCGGATTTGAGACAGTTAGTTTACTAGACTTCCTTGGCGATTCATCAAGCTTAAGACCTGAAAACATTAGTTCAACTTTGAATATGCTAAAGGAAGAAAATGTTAAGGCAATATTTCCAGAACAAATACCAGCGTCTAAGTTATTAAAAAACTTAAGTAGGCAAAGTTCTGTACCTTTAGCTTCTAATCAAATATTTGTTGATGGTTTAATGATGAAAGGAAATACTATAAGCGTTGCAGTTCACAACACTTGTACTATTGTTGATTCATTAGGTGGAAGTTGTGATAAAGAATCTGGCTCCAGTCTTGAGTCTGAATGGTACAAACTTTCAGATTAA
- a CDS encoding CobW family GTP-binding protein: protein MSIKDKVPVTILTGFLGSGKTTLLNRILSEEHGKRIAVIENEYGEVGIDQGLVINADEEVFEMSNGCICCTVRGDLIRVLGNLMKRRDKFDYVLVETTGLADPGPVAQTFFMDEEISSEFTLDGIVTLVDAAHIDQQLGRSDESSEQVAFADVLVLNKTDLVSDDALDTLESRLRDMNRMTRIIRAENAKVPIETVLNLSAFDLDQILKRRPTFLEPEYPFEWTGVYNLDAGKYELMLEEGPDPEMSLVALFNQGESEEELKDGAESSVRLYAEKANTLEPGNTIPYGDHINLKLDGKGNKSFILNIEKPTKIGLFTQHTAEEFNMKVIKSDENKEVPFNTERFWQAEHEHDDEVGSIAIERFGDVDPEKLNTWMGRLLSEKGVDIFRTKGFISYSGNPRRIVFQGVHMLFTAQPDKEWGNEPRRNQLVFIGRNLNEKEMQEGFDKCLI, encoded by the coding sequence ATGAGCATCAAAGATAAAGTTCCCGTAACCATCCTCACTGGATTTTTAGGCTCAGGGAAGACTACTTTGCTTAATAGGATATTGAGTGAAGAGCACGGGAAAAGAATAGCCGTAATTGAAAATGAATACGGTGAAGTTGGTATAGATCAAGGACTCGTAATAAATGCAGATGAAGAAGTTTTTGAGATGTCAAACGGGTGCATTTGTTGCACTGTTCGCGGTGATTTAATAAGAGTCCTTGGCAACCTTATGAAGAGAAGAGATAAGTTTGACTATGTCTTAGTAGAAACGACAGGATTAGCAGATCCAGGGCCAGTTGCTCAGACTTTTTTCATGGATGAAGAGATTAGTTCTGAATTTACTCTCGATGGAATTGTGACTTTAGTTGATGCTGCTCATATTGATCAGCAACTAGGAAGGAGTGATGAAAGTTCAGAACAAGTAGCATTTGCTGATGTTCTTGTCCTCAATAAAACTGATTTAGTCTCTGATGATGCACTAGATACTCTTGAATCAAGATTGAGAGATATGAATCGAATGACTCGAATTATTCGAGCCGAGAATGCCAAAGTGCCAATTGAAACAGTCTTAAATCTAAGTGCATTTGATCTTGATCAGATCCTTAAACGCAGGCCAACATTCCTTGAACCAGAATATCCTTTTGAATGGACAGGTGTTTACAATCTTGATGCAGGTAAATATGAATTAATGCTGGAAGAAGGACCAGATCCAGAAATGTCCCTAGTAGCTCTTTTTAACCAAGGTGAGAGTGAGGAGGAACTTAAAGATGGTGCTGAATCCTCCGTAAGACTTTATGCAGAAAAAGCTAATACTTTAGAGCCTGGGAATACTATTCCATATGGAGATCATATAAATCTCAAATTGGATGGTAAAGGAAATAAATCCTTCATCTTGAATATAGAAAAACCAACAAAAATAGGTTTATTTACACAACATACTGCTGAAGAATTCAATATGAAAGTCATTAAAAGTGACGAAAATAAAGAGGTTCCATTTAATACTGAAAGGTTCTGGCAAGCAGAGCATGAACATGATGATGAAGTTGGCTCAATTGCTATTGAGCGTTTTGGAGATGTTGACCCAGAAAAACTAAATACCTGGATGGGAAGGCTTCTCTCAGAAAAAGGAGTGGATATATTCAGAACTAAAGGTTTCATAAGTTACTCGGGGAACCCAAGGAGAATAGTTTTCCAAGGAGTACACATGTTATTTACTGCTCAACCTGACAAAGAATGGGGTAATGAACCTCGTAGAAATCAACTTGTTTTTATCGGTAGAAATCTAAATGAAAAAGAGATGCAAGAAGGCTTTGATAAATGCCTGATATAG
- a CDS encoding ABC transporter ATP-binding protein, with product MNKKSSKKSSSIENYSHLELFNLGKIFFKEKKFIDFRSKGNRSGFEAIKDINLKIEKNTFVSIIGPSGCGKSTLLNLIAGLQAPTSGKIVIDGQAIKGPGPDRGVIFQNYALMPWLTTIQNIEFALNTVFPAKTKADVKERARKYLRMVGLEKASNKFPKELSGGMKQRVAIARALSINPNILLMDEPFGALDALTRSYLQDELLSIWRKNKVTVVLITHSIEEALLLSDKIVLMSSGPSAIISEEISVDLERPRDREKIEQDPNYLKIKMRLEKHLLRETRAVEEVT from the coding sequence ATGAATAAAAAATCATCAAAAAAATCATCCTCTATTGAAAATTATTCTCACCTTGAATTATTCAATTTAGGTAAGATTTTTTTTAAAGAAAAGAAGTTTATTGATTTTCGTTCCAAAGGAAATAGAAGTGGATTTGAAGCTATCAAAGATATTAACCTAAAGATAGAGAAGAACACATTTGTATCAATAATAGGTCCTTCTGGTTGTGGCAAATCAACATTACTAAATTTAATAGCAGGCTTACAAGCTCCAACATCTGGGAAAATTGTTATTGACGGACAAGCCATAAAAGGTCCAGGTCCCGATAGAGGTGTAATTTTTCAAAATTACGCTTTGATGCCGTGGTTAACAACTATTCAAAATATTGAGTTTGCCTTAAATACTGTTTTCCCAGCGAAAACAAAAGCTGATGTTAAAGAAAGAGCTAGAAAATATTTAAGAATGGTTGGTTTAGAAAAAGCTTCAAATAAATTCCCAAAAGAATTATCTGGAGGAATGAAACAAAGAGTTGCAATTGCCAGAGCCTTATCTATTAATCCAAATATTTTGTTGATGGATGAACCCTTTGGGGCTCTGGATGCATTAACCAGATCCTATTTACAAGATGAATTATTATCCATTTGGAGAAAAAATAAAGTAACTGTTGTTTTAATTACTCATAGTATTGAAGAAGCATTGCTTTTATCTGACAAGATAGTTTTGATGTCAAGCGGTCCTTCAGCCATAATTTCTGAGGAAATTTCAGTTGATTTAGAAAGACCAAGAGATCGAGAAAAAATAGAACAAGACCCTAATTATTTAAAAATAAAAATGCGTTTGGAAAAACATCTATTAAGAGAAACAAGAGCTGTAGAAGAGGTTACCTAG
- a CDS encoding ABC transporter ATP-binding protein has product MATLVAENLTYSYTKKSKPALNKVSIEIKPGTLTALVGPNGAGKSTLLKILQGQNAPDKGEIKIDGENLHRSRSLVALMPQRSSMNWKFPITVEKLVSLGQIKYSKSKSNTPFQIKTLLAYPNAWINKCCELEATMQRVGIANLANRRLDSLSGGQQQRALLAKTLMSPAKIFLLDEPCAALDPPAKEDFLKIVRQLADVGLSLVVSSHDWGESLNNYDQVIVLDKTVLAVGSPDLIKDKLEAINISSINK; this is encoded by the coding sequence ATGGCTACTTTAGTTGCTGAAAATTTAACCTATTCATACACAAAAAAAAGTAAGCCAGCTTTAAATAAAGTATCGATTGAGATTAAACCTGGAACTCTAACAGCGTTAGTTGGCCCAAACGGCGCAGGGAAATCTACTTTATTAAAGATATTGCAAGGACAGAATGCTCCAGATAAAGGCGAAATAAAAATTGATGGTGAGAATTTACATAGATCTAGATCCCTAGTCGCTCTTATGCCACAAAGAAGTTCCATGAATTGGAAGTTTCCAATTACAGTAGAAAAATTGGTATCTCTTGGGCAAATAAAGTATTCAAAATCTAAAAGTAATACTCCTTTTCAAATCAAAACTCTTCTCGCATATCCTAATGCTTGGATTAATAAATGTTGCGAATTAGAGGCGACAATGCAGAGGGTCGGTATCGCTAATTTAGCTAATAGAAGACTTGATTCTCTTTCTGGAGGTCAACAGCAAAGAGCTCTATTGGCAAAGACTCTTATGTCCCCTGCAAAAATCTTTCTTCTTGATGAACCTTGCGCGGCTTTGGATCCACCTGCAAAAGAGGATTTTCTAAAAATTGTTCGTCAACTGGCGGATGTAGGTCTTTCTTTAGTTGTTAGTAGCCATGATTGGGGAGAGTCTCTAAATAATTACGATCAAGTAATAGTTCTCGATAAAACTGTTTTAGCAGTTGGTAGTCCCGATTTAATAAAAGATAAATTAGAGGCAATAAATATAAGCTCTATCAATAAATAA
- a CDS encoding TatA/E family twin arginine-targeting protein translocase, producing the protein MNIFGIGIPEIAVIVILALLIFGPKRLPQLGKTIGKTLKGLQTASKEFENEINKTLKLNENDD; encoded by the coding sequence ATGAACATTTTTGGAATCGGAATACCAGAAATTGCAGTAATTGTTATTCTTGCATTGCTAATTTTTGGCCCAAAACGTTTGCCTCAACTCGGGAAAACTATAGGTAAGACCTTAAAAGGATTACAAACTGCTTCTAAAGAATTCGAGAATGAAATAAATAAGACTCTCAAACTTAATGAAAATGATGACTAA